DNA from Stigmatella aurantiaca:
ACTCGCCCATGCACCGGTTCTCGCCGGACTTCGTGGTGTCCGGGCAGCTCGTGCACTGGGAGAAGATCTACATCGACTTCCTGAAGAAGGTGCGCGACGGCAGCTATGCCCCGGGCAAGCTCCAGGACGTGGACTACTGGTGGCTGCTGCGCGAGGGCGCGGTGGAGCTGGGCGCGCAGCCCGGCATGCCCATCAACCCCAAGTGGGTGGACGCGCTGAAGCAGGCCCAGATGACGGTGGAGGGCAAGCCCGTGTCCGTGCATGACCGGGTGATGGCGCTGCTCAAGGACATGTCCTCGGCCACGCCGGCGTTTGATCCCTTCCAGGGCCCGCAGGTGGACCGCCAGGGCAAGGAGCGGGTGCCCGCGGGCAAGCGGATGTCCATTCCGGAGCTGAACCAGATGCAGTGGGTGGTGCCGGGTGTGGTGGGGCCCGTGGCGGACGAGCCCCGGTAAGCCCTCAGGCGGGGCGGCTCACACGAGCCGCCTTCCCTGGACGAGATCCAAGCCCACCAGGTTGCCCCGGTAGTGGACGGGGTCCAGCAGCACCGCGCGGATGCGCCACCCCTCAGCGGTCTTCTCCACCTGGTGGGTGTAGCGGGCGATGATGGTCCACTCCTGCTGGACGCCGCCCAGCAGGAAGTAGTGGGCCACCTCCGCGTAGGCCATCACCTCCGCCTGCGTGGGGCCCTTGAACTGGATGCGCACGCTCGTGGCGGTGGCGTGCTGGACCCGGGCGAAGCCCCGCAGGGACTGCTTGGCGAACTCCACGAGCTGCTCCCGGGCGACGGTGAAGGGCTGCTCTCCGGGCCGGAAGCGCGTGTAGTCGGCCGTCACCTGGGGCGTGAAGACGTTGATCCAGCGGCTCCAGTCCCCCGTGTCATGGCCCGCGTCGATGGCCTGGCCGTACTCGGCCGCCAAATCCTGAAGCGCCATCCAGTCCAAGACGGATTGCAGGTCCTTCGCTCTTGTTTCCATGGTCACTCTCCCGGCAAGGGCGTAAGGGGGGCCATCCCCCCTTCGGGACAGGATGACATGACCATCGGGAAGAAGATCGCGGCAGGGTTCGGTTTGTGCCTCTTGGTGCTGCTGGCCGTGGCCCTTGTGGCGTTCCAGGGCGCCGAGCAGCTCTTGCGGACGGCGAATGACGTCGTGGCGAGCCGCGAACAGGCCCGCTACCTGCGCGAGGTGCGCACCATGCTCCTGGACGCGGAGACGGCCCAGCGCGGGTTTCTGCTCACC
Protein-coding regions in this window:
- a CDS encoding nuclear transport factor 2 family protein, with the protein product METRAKDLQSVLDWMALQDLAAEYGQAIDAGHDTGDWSRWINVFTPQVTADYTRFRPGEQPFTVAREQLVEFAKQSLRGFARVQHATATSVRIQFKGPTQAEVMAYAEVAHYFLLGGVQQEWTIIARYTHQVEKTAEGWRIRAVLLDPVHYRGNLVGLDLVQGRRLV